The following nucleotide sequence is from Tiliqua scincoides isolate rTilSci1 chromosome 15, rTilSci1.hap2, whole genome shotgun sequence.
gttttaaccctttttttgtTCCAGCAACTACGAAGCATTGTTCCTATCGAACAAGgaaaagcctctaatgcctaattttgcaatggctatcttttgttttaaccctttttgtttcagcaacaagtaaagacaaagaaaacagcatttgccctcaaagaggacaaatttacgtaatctcatttcctttacaggaactaagccctgatgcctatatctgtatatattttagtttggtttaatactaatgaagtattcctttttctaaaggaaagattgtcatgacaaattcttttaattctacttatgttctctgcttatatacatataaatacttaaatgttctatatgtttgttggatgtgtgtgtgtggtatgaaagaagcgctttgtctgtctttgttcttgttttttttacttatagtgaagtctatctgaagtCCATATGTCTgttgacttcctttctgtaataggcctgatattcgttgcaacaattttttattatttttgtatattgagctcattaccatttttggtaccatggttccttttcttctgtttttaaacatgtaagagtactcttatcaaatgtgctttattttcacacaaacccctcctcatccaagagggagggaacgtgaagaataaccctaaggtaattggacaaaatgttttgttccatcgatgatggatattttcaagggttatagtccctcagcaaataatctcttaatgttaagctttcaccccattgtaaaaagtattgtggtgcaattaatattttgcattctcttaattctacttatatgttaagaaaaaaaaaagggaagagagagaaaatagaagaggaatgaactgtgcaagtatttgcaggaccaacttgtgtcctccttgaaggaaaaacccaggttctctccagctcccagggaatcaagagttgtgaataagaaaagaaacaaaagcaaaatgttttaaaacacctAAACTTTTGTGCtgaacaagaatgtaagcaaagtcagcacagtgtctttcccctactgtatttgtatttctgtactgttattatctcttctctagttcctacagcaaaccaaccaacaagcaggccatgtacagagttctgtaacaacaccagccctttaaggttgaacagtccaagaaaaagagagagagggaaaatagaattaagggccacatggcctgaccaaaggaactttgagctaagagaaactgactaggagtaccagacatagccaagcaactgacatatctctctcaaaacaattgattgtattttctcaaatctaaagaggactcctacagtaatatgctatgagacaaagcttggtctgtcaccttctccagaagaaccatacatgtacagagtgccttcatggtgttttggcagaagtcacaatatgtattattgttgtttattgtctgctgtaaatcaatgtctgtgtgcaggtttaaagctagcagattgcctctattccaatattgcactccctgaactgccatgctcacaatgttttaagtttcctatgtttagtaaattgttgcatcttatctttgtttgagaccaaagcagctaaaagagtctgaagtatgtgcagtatctgaacgtttgatatcaacaagagtgtctaggcaaaggacggtgagaaaacaaagaaagggcctgaacatctaagatcaagttaactaaaaagttgtggtAACAAGTATTAAACATatctttaacctttaatttattccaagtgctaatagctatgctagttgtgtttaactgtttgaatgtaagggcacaagagacctgcatcctggtgccctcccttgcatctgacatagcccatttctagaatcaggggggtgcacatacacatgatcgcttgtggccagtggtggatttttcctccagagacttgtccaatccccttttgaaggcatccaggccagatgccgccatcacatcctgtggcaaggagttccacagacctaccacacacggagtgaacaaatattttcttttgtctgtcctaactcatctccccacactcaattttgagtgaatgtcccctggttttggtgttatgtgagagtgcatggagagcatctctctgtccactttgccctccccatgcatgattttgtatgtctcaatcatgttccccctcaggtgtctcttttctgggctaagggagctcaggcgctgtggcctttactcataggggaggtgccccagcccagcaatcaccttagttgctctcttttgtaccttttctatttccaatatctccttttgagatgtctcaaatgtgttccaacgcagagaaagtgtaccctgaaatacaCTGCTTAAGAAGAAAATAATGTAAATAGAGTTAAAGGTACTATTTACCACATTGACTCCTTGAGTATGTGTTGTGCTTTGTTAaggtttcttttctgctttatactcagaaatcatgaatgctccAGCCTTATCATCTGTagtgagctccaaagcatggtcagtgcagctaactccaaccaacacatccactggacaagctcacgcaagtccagcgctacatggacctaacttccaaccaatgctggtaCAGACCTGAAGatggttcctgcctgtgctcctctgaactgagacaaatggtggaggcagcTTGGCTGTGAaggagaccagacctcttttcctcaacctgtgtacactcactgaagaaagaggtggcaagatagaggttacaccggtccctcgccacatgcccccagatgaacagatggagattcaacacgggaggtacaagcttgtcaggtcactgACTATACACAATGttgcctagaagacagctgctggaagatgaagaacaccttgctcacctgatgctgaagaatatgttggagttggacctgctgaggggactcacggccgatgaataatgagctgttatgagcatgtatgatttctttggatgaagttgttttagtgtagcatttttatttcctattcattctattattttccattgtatcttcagtttgtgtttgctttcctgaatgtaattccagtaacttctgtattttgtaccaaaactttggattatacctgtatttagcattaacttaggtaaacttcacttgaaagttgctagacaggctctggcaccaaggagctaatatgcattttagctgacactgctgacccagtttacctgcatcctgggtgattaaggaaattccctccattcataccctaactttcactaatttgctaaaattccacctcctttctgtccccctttatgttttcaggggggaaaactgatatcaatatgcccagctcacccataaggctcttctctgaccaaaaagctatccctctcagagaaccagttaactgtgatatgggcctccaagggtgaacagaaaggtcctagataagggcaatcaacaaacgaggataaaaatgttagggtaaaagggatgagccAGAGTGCCAGACctcctctaacggatatctctgtaaacaaactgccgatgtgtattgaattgtcaTTCTCaggtcaacatcctgtactgataacatacaggcagacacacaaccaacatttggcatgttatttttccctataaaacctgcatcattgtaatccttctgggtcctctacatgtgtggaggtcccgtttgcaaacgagtaaacgttaagaagttctttgaattctcctgtcgcctgtttgattgcctctccaaaatccaaagaatcgtgtgtgtgtgttcattcggggtcacaTGGAATggtagcaggatgcaggtctcttgttgtctcgtgtgctccccaggggcatttggtgggccactgtgagatacaggaagctagactaggtgggccttgggcctgatcccgcTGGGATCATGTTATGTTCTCTGCACCCGCACTCCACAGGAGCCAGCATGCAGTTGTGAAGAACAGGAAGGATCCGGCCATTGGTAATGACAGTAAGCAGGGCCACGGGTGGCAAAACACCCAGGATGTTAAACAGTTCTGAGGATCTTGTCCAGTCAACCCATTTGCACCCAGCCTAGAGGTGCAGGCATTTGATCCCTGTCGTGTCTATGCAGCAGTGGGTAGAAACAGCTTAAAACTACAAGCCCATcttggtagaactgccaccaccccgGAACCCCTTGGGCTTCCCCTGACCTTTGCGGGTGATTCTGATTTGGGGCCCAGCCATCACGGCTGTAACGTAGTTACTCGGTAGGTTGACAAAGAGGCCAGACTGGCTTCTGAACTCCCATTCCCAGTacacaataacacaggcctgcataaGATATTTTAGTTTAATACAGCATGTAAGGTCACACAGGCTAAAGGCAGCAATTGCAAGAGGCACAAACATCTAGGAAATACAGTTTAAAACAACAATGCTCACTTCCTAACCTGAACCTTCGAACTATCCCTCACCTGGGTTAGTCGGCCACCAAAGAACGGCTTGGCTCCCAGGCCACTTGCGAGGCCAGGAGCCCTTGACAGTCCTTCAGGTTAAGAGACTAgtagcagcagtggcgtagccaatgATCATGCAGCCCGGTGTCAAGTTCAAAATGATGTccgagaagtgatgtcacttcaggaagtgacatcatgcttgGGCATTGACGgcagtgaaaattgggaggaacccacctcctccccccagcagctcactacccacttgctgTGTTGCCTCCGCtcactcagtggcattgctaaggcatctatgTGCTACCTGGGATAATAAATTTGATTTGGTCTGCCCGGTGGCTACAAATTtaagtaattaagtaaataaaaatcgTGGCCCCGATTGGGTAGAGACACTATACTGGGGTAAAGAGGAGCATTCAtaacccctgctaaatataagagcagccccacttgaaaaagtgcctttctaCCCTGTtagtaggggtaactgtattacgatgcatggaaatgactgactcatattaacaccttattgcggTGGTTCTCCACGTTTCCGGTCCAAGGCTCCCCAGACCACTgcggccattggccacggctccccattgcaacacctcacctcagttaccccaaaAATCAGGATGAAGGTCTTtctatacactagaaacaaaagaaaacagctgccagcactctgaggctgcaatcctagccacacttacttgagagtaggccccattgaacaaattaggacttacttctgagtaaacctggttagggttgtgccctgagtttgttagcagcacaccttttGGTGTGGAACACCtttggttttggaaagggaggggaggaagtgagGACTTAGGGTGTGCATGAGTTTACAATTGGCATATATACACAAAACAGAGAcacagagactgtttggctgcaatcctaacctcaatttcctgagagtaagtccattgaacacaataggacttacttctgagtagacctggttaggcttgtgccttttgtcttacaatagcatccaacatgggaagtacccccccccccaaaaaaaaaggaggcaggaggaaaaagggggatgactgaaaaggaatgggtatttttattttttaatcaatttttggagacaaagccatcagtagtgtttgttttttcttttttgaagggggaggaaatagAGAAAGGTGAAGTTCCTTgtttaagctgacacagaccccatgtaggtcttctcagaagtaagtcctatttgagtCAAtggtcttgctcccaggaaagtgtggataggattgcagccacacagagcaagattacaactgaCCCCCAAattagatgggggctgctcacacacatatgccccaacatgcagatgccaccccctcctccccccagtcaaGACAGAgtaatgcaggctgtggcatttggacaccccccactaagagcaggctgggctccctccttcccaagcagaggaaatcACTGCACACCTCCCAGCCAGCCATTCCTccatttggtggggaggctcccccaccaccactcacCATGTCTCACAGGCACTCCTGACCCCACACAGCCCCACCCATCTTGTTcgcagctgaagaaaagcagcaagtgggaggcagCACTTGCCACTGAGTtgagcagctacagccacctctctccccaagacgCCCCGGGGGTCTAGCCATGCCTCTGTAGGGAGGCCaaacgcacagattgaatacctcatcCTTATTTCATGCTGTATCCTGATAACATGTCAtttcctctcagaacaatcagtttcataggtcagctttgagttaagataatccaccttttgttccataaggcagttgtatttgcattttatggttaattggccatggccttttatagaataaagatattccaatgcactttatttcattgcattctgcattaaattatctttcctatgatatataacatgatggtattcatacATACCTGGATTTTtgccattttggtcactagtgtcaagttcatcttgttgcccccctaaagcttgatgccctgtgcaactgctaccccctgcacctccttagctatgccactgagtaataataatactaacaactaggtatttatatactgcctttctggtcatccgattactcctctgactttattcaaggcagtttacataggcaggcctttctaaatccctcaaggggattttgacaatcataatggttctctctttcaagaaccaacaacatttcagaatggatcttcctggtttggtctcacttctggcctccagttctcccacgcaggctgacaagcaagtccatctctcacatggcgggcagccaagacgcttcttgctcacaccaagagcaggtggaatcacttagctgggcttgtcagccacttcaagttctcaccattctcagctgttcagggagctgcccgtgtcctcgaactggtgaccttctgatgtttatcttcgggctaatggaggctctaccctctagaccagacctcctgcccataatgaTTTCTGACTAGCCaaccagataataataataatacaggtatttatataccgcctttcttggtctttattcaagacggtttacataggcaggcagattaaatccccgtagggatttttacaattgaaagaaggttctatctttcaagaaccacaacgattcagatgtttcactctgatctggcttcacattctggcctccatcctcccacactctgagcagatggagtagctcggcttcagcttgtcagctgcttcaaggtcgcacggtgccggtggcctcaaactggcgaccttgtggatgctatcttcaggcgaatggaggctctgccctctggaccagacctcctgcccttgcttGCTTGATGTCTCGAAGAGGCCAGTTACTAATGCTGTCAGTTGTTACCTCTCCCATCTGGAGACATGCAGCTGGGGCCAATCTTACTCTGATTGGCTTATGTACGCTATCAAAGTAAGTTCACTTTCAATGAGCAATCTCCTAGCTTCCTGCCCATCGAAGGACAGATAGCACATCCCTTCCTATTCAGCTAATTGCCTGCTTTCTCACAGCTCCAAAGAAACTATTACAAACTCCCAAATGGGTTCAGGTCTGGGCCCAGCTTGCAACCCGTTCATGACAGTGGGCTATGCAAAGTAGAAGAAAGTTTTATGCactaaagcagcggttctcaaacatttagcaccaggaaccacttttcagagtgaaaATCTGAGGGCccacaagaagtgacatcacaaagctGAAAAATTATTAACAGTCCTAGGCTTCAAGCCTACTCACGCTCACTCAGGAGTAACTGCtgtttactatcactgttaaaagcatatacagaataggcTGCtcgaagtacaggtctgtaatttccccaaatgcagtcatatccccTGGGAGAATCCAggctaattaattaaaaataaaatactgaaatgaatgtggagctACTTGAaactggtttgtgacccacctagtggttcccaacccacagtttgagaaaccgtGCACTAAAGCAAGAGAGCCCTTCTGGGGTGTTTCCAGGAGCCAGCACATAAACTAgcacaaacaaaaccaaaacaataaACCAGCTCCCTCTATTCTTCGTTGGCAATTTAATTATCCAAATTACTAGCGCTTGCAGATGTCCATCTGAGCAGCAGGCTTCACGGTAGTTGCCAGATTGATGCAAGAGCCACAAGGGGCGTAGAGTCAAAGACTGGTACAGCCGGCCCGGCCCCCTTTTATAGCAAAACTTCCCTGAGCCAGGAGGGCTCCAAACCAATCAACTGTACCTGATTCTGCTGAGTAGGCTACACCCTCCAATCTTAACCAATCCAATTTCATGCCAGCTCAAAGGGGCGGCTGCTAATTTTAAACCATCGCACCTCAAGGAGGCAGAACTTCACTTAGTCTTTAACTCTGCATTTAAAGGCATTCTAACCCCTTAgtgcagtgttgctcaaactgtggaatCTCACAAGAAGCTCGGGGAGGAAAGTATCTGTGAttctggaaagaaggaaaaatgtcCTTCTTGAAGTGTTATGCCAGGAAGTGCTGCCTGAGAGAGGTCAGGCTGAGCACATGGTGGAGAGCTGTGGAGTGAGGGGCCACAAAGAGAGTGAGTGAAAAAACAGTAGGATCTAGCTGCAGTGGGGGAGAGAAGGCCAGGCAAGTGATTCTGGGCCTTGAccggctgcctgctccttttccttctgctgcgaTTCCCGCATGAGCGccgctgcctgtctgctctggtcCCGCAGCCCTGGACGACTCTTGAGCAGGGATCATTTGCTTTCCTCCTTCTCAACTCGCTGCCCCCTGGGGTGATCCCTTTAATCAAGCAAGTGCTTGATCAGTTTAGGGGTGGAGCCAATTGCTCAGATGGGAGGGGTTTGCCATTGCTGGCTCTTATAACAGCTGTGCACCAGCTGCTTGCAGAACATGGATGTGCAGGAGCCAAGGGAGCTCCATGGGGCTGGCAGCAGGCAGAGGCAATGGATGTGAGTTGTTCCTCTGGGGCAGGGCTGAGCTCCCTGGCTTTACCCCAGtgcctttcttccccctcccttgtgACAGCCTTGTGTTTGCAGGTATATGTCTGTGccggtgagctgggggggggggcttgcttcttAAGCAAGGGCTTGACTAGCTGGGGAGGAGCTAATTGTTCAGGTGGGGGGGAGTGTGCTGAGGCTGCCTCTTCTAAGGCTTCCCCAGGCAGAGCTTGCAGGAGACCAGGGAGCTTCACGCAGTTGCTGTGAAGACAGGGGTGAGCGTGAGGGTTGTGAGACTGGCTGCTGCCGGTGCAGGAGGCTGCTCTTGCTGGACTCTCTTGGGCTCTTTCCTGCTTCTTTAATCTGCCTGTCAGCTGCCTGGAGCTTCTTGCTGAAGCGAGTCCTCGATCAGCTTGTGAGAGGAGCCGGTTGCTCAGGAGGGGGGTCAGTTCTGGGCAGCTCTGATAACAGTTGCATGCACATAGCTGGGAACTTGTGAAAAGCACAAGCCTGCAGGAGACAAGGGAGGTTTGTGTGGAGGttgggaaggaaggggcaagTGTGTTAGCTGCTCttctgcttgggggagggggttggctgCTGTTGCTGGTGGGGGAATGTGGGGCAGACTGTGTGCTTGGGGGGACTGGTAGAGGGACGCTGAGTTTTCATTGACTTACTTTGCTCCTTctcatgtttctctctctctctacctgcTTATGCTGCTCACCTGGGTGGAGCTGCTGCCAAAGAGAGCCCTTGATCAGATGAGGGGAGGGTTTGTTCTGGCCCAGCTGTTGGAGTTACTCTCACAGCTGAAGCTGGCAGGTGGGGTGAATTTATCTGGAACCAGGGAGTCTCCTGTgcatgcagggaagggcaaaagggGGCGAGTGTGTGCCTCTCCCCGAACCTGCCACCCTGTCCTCCTAACTTGTAGTAGAAAGCCCCATCCAGTTGCCTCCTGCCTTCTCTTTTCCTTCATGTGGTTTCTGGGAACTGCACAAGGAGGGAGCAAGGGGAGTCCCGGACTGCCCATAACCTCCATTGCTGTTCAATGTGTGCTTCAAGCAAGCTATTTGCTGGGGAAGAGCAACACTGAGTAGTATGTGCCAGTTGAGGCAGCATTCAGTCCTCTGAAGTTAAATTGTACCCTATCCCTTTAACAGTCATTGCAAGGGGTGTGTCCTTTAAGTTCCTTTTTGCGCAGATATAGCTTCCAGTTTGCTGATCTTTTTGTATTACAGATGCCTGTCTCCTAGTCTCTGGTTTTAGGAATGGTTTTGATTATATCTGCAGGCAGCTACCTCGATGCGAGTAAACATCTGTACAGATTGTAAGTAAACGTCCCTCTGATCTTAACCTTTGGTCTAAGTTTCTTTGGTGCCTTGCTTTGCAGGCAGCCTGGGCGGAAGAGCCATACTTATGCCTGGTGACCCCTTGCCGTGTTTTAACACTAAGAGACATGATGTGCGACGAAAGAGGAGGGGAACCACTTTCTGTTCAGGTACCGGGTCTTCCGTACTGTTGGGTAATGGGCTAGTTCTGACACCAGCTTCTGAGCCTTGGTCCCTCGCATGAGAAGTGAGAGTGGACTATTCTGGCTCTGCTTGCCGGGCCCCACCTCTGTGTGAGGCTTAAATGCATCAGCCAGATAAATTCCACTGTTTAATTGTGACTTTTATTGAGTAAGTCACAATTGAGTTTTCACGCCATTTAATTCAGATGTTCCTGCCCAGGTGATCTTGTAGAAGTGGGGCTGGTGTGCGGGGTTCTCATGCGGTAGACCATTGCCAAGATGATAACTTGTGAACTGGCCTGGTGAAGTTATGACCCAGGGAGGAGCCCACCGGTAGTTTGTCCCCACCTTGCCGTCTCTCCTTCAGGTGCATTACTGTGCATGTGTTTGTATTTTCTCTAGGCACATTTCATCGACGATCCCAGTCAGTTTTTTGACTATAGATACAGACtatagaagctggactagatgggccttgggcctgatctagcagggctcttctgttgTTCTTATGAGAGCTGGGAAAGGGGTATTCATGCCAAAGAAACCTGCCTTGGCAGCGGATCGATTTATTCAGAAGATGACGGTGACTGACGTAAGACAGTCTTCTGCAACGTACGGCTTTTGAGATGCCTAACTGGGTTTCTGCATTTTTTTGTGGTTGTACTTTGTCTTACAAAGTGGAGGTGTCACTCGGTAGAGAATATCGATGACTGGATGGAATTGAGTCTGAACTTGAAATTAATGAGGCTGAAATTGAGCTCCGCATGAGCCGTTGCTAACCCAGCATTCTTTTCAGGAGAAGCACTATTCCAACATTCTACTCGTAGTCCTGCACCCCTGTGGTAAGTTGAAACTCCAAGAGTGGATGAAGAGGGGACCAGTGGAATCACGTGAGTGCAGACCCTGCGAGGATGGAGACTGCCTGTGGAAATGAATGTGTATGGTGGGGCGGGTGCTGGGGAAATGAGATGCCTCTAAAGTGGAGCTTGCCTCTTGCTTCTTGTCGTGCACCATTTCCAGGATCCTGCTAAACTTCCTCTCTTGCATCACCGGTGTGGTGGTTGGGTCTTTCTTGATCTTGTGGTCGCTTTAGGGGCATGTCATTTCTGAGTGAGTGTGTTTGGGCTTCTTGCCGTCATGGCAGTGTGTGTCATGGTGCTCCTGCCATGGCAGACTTGAAAGAGCGAAGAATATCGTGGAACCGCTGGGCCTCCTTCAAAGGGTGGTGGCTCTCAACGCTTGCAGAATTGAACACAATTGTCCCTACTTTGCAGGTGCGGCTATAGAAGTTGGGCGAATGAGCAGAACTAACTTTGAGAAGTTGTCGGATCCTGTGGGAAACGAAGGGTGGGCCGAACGCTCTCGGGTCTCTCTTGCCTGGTTTCTCCATACTCAACCGGTGCCCTTTGTAAGTACAGCTGGTGACTCCAGAGCTTGTCCTCAAAGTCTATGTACAGAGAAGCCACGAGACCTtaaaagaggggaagaggaaatacTTCACCTCTGCCTAAACAAGATGGAGGCTTTTTCTGCACAATAGAGGGCTGTTTTGACCTGAATCTACCAATCTCCATATCAAATggtttctcaaacttccctgAGGTTCCATCTGGGGGTCTGAAGGAAACGTTGACAGAAGTGGATGTGACTGAGCGTTTTAGGATGGCGGCCTGTGATTTAAGGGTGAAATCCACCGCTGAGTATGGAGGAGATTACACAGGTTATGGAACTAGTTGAAGATCCCCACAAAGAGGATCCCCCAATGCAAATGTCTGCATTACTGGTCCCATCAACAAGGAGAAAGTTGCTTTTCCACCACTGCCACTTTGCCACTCTCCCTCGTTCCTCGCCGCTGTCTCTGCCGCTCTGAATCTTGTGGAGACTTCATTTCACTCCCCATCATTCCTCGCCACCGTCTCTGCCTTTCGGAGTTTTGTGGAGATTCTATTTCACTCTCCCTTGCTCGTAGCCGCTGTCCCTGCCGTTCCGAATCTCGTGGAGACTCTATTTTACTCTCCCTCGTTCCTTGCCGCTGTCTCTGCCATTTGGAGTTTTGTGGAGACTCTATTTCACTCTCTCGCGTTCCTCGCTGCTGTCCCTGCCGTTCAGAGTTTCGGGGAGACTCTATTTCACTCTCCCTCGTTCCTTGCCGCAGTCTCTGCCATTTGGAGTTTCGTGGAGACTCTATTTCACTCTCCCGCGTTCCTCGCCGCCATCTCTGCCGTTCAGAGTTTCGGGGAGATTCTATTTCACTCTCCCTTGTTCCTCGCTGCTGTCTCTGCCGCTCTGAATCTTGTGGAGACTTCATTTCACTCTCCCTCGTTCCTCGCCACTGTCTCTGCCTTTCCGAATCTCGTGGAGACTCTATTTTACTCTCCCTCGTTCCTTGCCGTAGTCTCTGCCATTTGGAGTTTCGTGGAGACTCTATTTCACTCTCTCGCATTCCTCGCCGCCATCTCTGCTGTTCCGAATCTCGTGGAGACTCTATTTCACTCTCCCTCGTTCCTTGCCGCAGTCTCTGCCATTTGGAGTTTCGTGGAGACTCTATTTCACTCTCTCGCGTTCCTCGCTGCTGTCTCTGCCGTTCTGAATCTCGTGGAGACTCTATTTCACTCCCCTTGCTCCTAGCCGCTGTCTTTGCCATTATGAATCTTGTGGAGACTTTTTTTTCCACACTCCCTcctttcttgctttcttctctccctttctggatCTGATGCTGACACATTTCCTCTATCTACTCCCTGTTGACAACACCCTGGAAGCCAGACCACCACGGGGGCCTCCTGAGGAGACCCGGGCCACCCTTGATGCAGGAAAATTGAAGACTAGGTTTTGCGGCTGGCTGTGGAAGACTCTGCACCACACAAGAGTGAATTGTAAGTGATTTCAACCAAAAGTACAGAGATGAAACTACCTTGGGACGGGAAAGGTCTCCTGCTCCAGAAGGTAAAGTGCattattttcctctcttttcatGAAAGGGCTTCAGTCCCCCTTCACATaacttttcctcctctgcttcttcccccccATTTGTGGAACTGTTCAGGACAGGTTCCCACCATCTTTCTGTCcgcttctctctgtctctggaacTGGGTAGGACGGTTTTGCCAGATGC
It contains:
- the LOC136635275 gene encoding octapeptide-repeat protein T2-like is translated as MAKTAARSKGSEIESPRDSERQRQQRGTRESEIESPRNSKWQRLRQGTRESEIESPRDSEQQRWRRGMRESEIESPRNSKWQRLRQGTRESKIESPRDSERQRQWRGTRESEMKSPQDSERQRQQRGTRESEIESPRNSERQRWRRGTRESEIESPRNSKWQRLRQGTRESEIESPRNSERQGQQRGTRESEIESPQNSKWQRQRQGTRESKIESPRDSERQGQRLRARESEIESPQNSERQRRWRGMMGSEMKSPQDSERQRQRRGTRESGKVAVVEKQLSPC